DNA from Candidatus Methylomirabilis tolerans:
CTCGTCTTACTCATCGTCATTGTTGAGGTTGCCTCTTGGTGTTACACACCCACCGACGCACATCTGCCGGCATATTTCACCTCTGCCTCGGATAGCCGCAGATAATGTGGGGCCAGTTGCGCAAGATCATCCCGGTAGCCACTCAGGAGACGGCGGCGTCCGAGCTCTGCCACAGCCGCGGCACGTCCTCCGCGTCCCACGATGGGGGGAAAAAGCGCCAACTCCTTCAGTTCGGATTGCAGCAGACCTTCGTAGACCGCCAATCCATCGCCCAAAAAGACGGTCGGCTGTTGGATGCGGCTCAATAGCCTCTCCGGCGCGACGGCCGCATCGTCCATCAGGCGGATCAATCGATCTCCCTCGTGGCGAAACAGGGCGCAGTAGATTTCACCTTTTCTGGCATCGAGGATGGGACAGATCGGATGGGCGCAGAACGGGAGTGTCCACGCCATCGCTTCAAGGGTCGATACGCCGACAAGTGATTGGCCCCCGGCAACCACCAAACCCTTGACGGTACTGAGGCCGATTCGCAAGCCTGTAAAGGAACCCGGTCCGATAGCCACAGCAAAACCTTCAACCTGATCCAGCGTAATCCCGGCATCCCGCAAGGCTCGATCAATCGATGGCAAGAGTCGCTCGCTGTAGGTCGCCTTGACATTCAGCGTATATTCGCAGATCACCCCCTGCCCTGATATAAGGGCCACCCCTCCCTGTATTGTCGATGTGTCTATTCCCATCACCAGCATGTCAACCTGACGATACTACAAGCGACTGAATCGGGCAAGAGCCTCGGCGCTATCACATGCCGGGGTAAGGCGCGCCGGCGATTATCTCCCCGGCCTGGCTGGTCGGACCCCCGGCTCGTACACGCAACAGCAAAATGAGACCCATGACAAAAAACAGTCCGACAGCAAGAATCGCCGCGCGCTGGTTACCTGCCAGGGCATAAGACACCGCGCCGAATACCAGCGGCCCAAGGATGGAGGCTGTCTTCCCGCAGATAGCGTAGCAGCCGAAAAACTCTCCCTCTCGCCCCTTCGGGATCAGGGTGGCCATGAAGGTTCGACTTGCAGCTTGGATGGCGCCGAGACCGGATCCGGCGACAGCGGCAAGGATATAGAACTGGCGTTGCGCCTCGACCAGATAGGCGGCGATTGTTACGCCGATCCACAGAACCAACATGCAGAGCACGACGACCTTCGGGCCAAGACGATCGGTGGGCTTGCCCCAAAGAAAGGCCCCGATCAACGCCGCAACCTGAACGAGGATGTACAAGCCGATCAACTGCACCATCCCAAAGCCAAGTGTCCTGGCCGCGAAAATAGAGGAGAAGAATATCACCGTATTCACACCATCCTCGTACAACAGATATGCCCCGAGAAACCGCCGAAGCTCACGGAATGCGAGAACATCCCGAAAAGTCCGCACTGTGCCACAAACGCTTTCGCAGACCGCTTCAATAACCCCAACCCGGCCAGGCCGGTCCGCTGGAAGGATCAGGAAGGACGGGAGGGCGAAAAGCCCGAAGAACGCCGC
Protein-coding regions in this window:
- a CDS encoding MFS transporter, whose translation is MNRRQVVAWTLYDFANSSFAAVIAATIYATYYAQAVVGNTRGEGDLWWGRLISTSMAIVALTSPILGGVADRAGIRKRLFFATTYLSVGATAFMATVEPGMVLRGFVLGVLGMVGFEGAMVFYNAYLPDIASRQWQGRVSAYGFAVGYVGSIAALLVALPFARVGAIGWCFLSTAAFFGLFALPSFLILPADRPGRVGVIEAVCESVCGTVRTFRDVLAFRELRRFLGAYLLYEDGVNTVIFFSSIFAARTLGFGMVQLIGLYILVQVAALIGAFLWGKPTDRLGPKVVVLCMLVLWIGVTIAAYLVEAQRQFYILAAVAGSGLGAIQAASRTFMATLIPKGREGEFFGCYAICGKTASILGPLVFGAVSYALAGNQRAAILAVGLFFVMGLILLLRVRAGGPTSQAGEIIAGAPYPGM
- the tsaB gene encoding tRNA (adenosine(37)-N6)-threonylcarbamoyltransferase complex dimerization subunit type 1 TsaB, with the protein product MALISGQGVICEYTLNVKATYSERLLPSIDRALRDAGITLDQVEGFAVAIGPGSFTGLRIGLSTVKGLVVAGGQSLVGVSTLEAMAWTLPFCAHPICPILDARKGEIYCALFRHEGDRLIRLMDDAAVAPERLLSRIQQPTVFLGDGLAVYEGLLQSELKELALFPPIVGRGGRAAAVAELGRRRLLSGYRDDLAQLAPHYLRLSEAEVKYAGRCASVGV